The genomic window ATGGGGCGGTTTTAGGACAAGCAGTCGGGACACGTCATTCTCACCTAGATAATGCTGGTTATGCAGTAGATCAGACAGTTGATGTTAAAGAAAAAGATAAGTTTGTAGATGCAATTTTTCAAGAAGAAATTACAAGATGTCTATCTAATAGCTTGGTGATATGCCTTTTTGCTCGAAATGTATATGATTTAGAAACAACAGTTAGAGCATTTAATGCTATAGGAATTAATAAAAGTGAGGATGAGCTAAAAGATATCGCTGAAAGGATTTATGCTTTAAAACTAGAAATTAAACGAAAAATGGGATTTGATTTTAAGTCACTTCGCTTCCCTAAAAGATTTTTCGAAACACCTTATAGATATGGAAAAATGGATGAAGAAGTTATGCAAGATCTCTTATCTAGATATATAGCAAAAGTGGAAAGTTTAGTGGCAAAAAACGCTTAATTCTAGGAAGCTGAAAGCTTGTTATCTCCGCTATCAGTAATTATGCTGATAGCGGAGCTTTATTTTTTAAAAGGATTATCTAAGCTGGTACCATTTCATTTTCAACTTCGCGTGTCCAATGACGATGTTCTGCGATGGAGTTTACAAACTCTTGACTAAAGTTAGTCATATCATTTTCATTGCGAATAGTTACCACACCAAGGTGTGTTACTAATTCTCCTTCAGTATCAGGACCAGCTATCTTTGTACTTTGAATTTGTGAAGCTACAAGTAAATCAACTCCTTCATTAGTTGCACCTATTGCTTTGCAATGCTTATATGCTTCATTAATAAAATTAAGTGCATCACCGTGAGTTAGCAAAGTCTCAATACTTTGTTGTCCTCCTCCAACATATACTGCATCGTACATAATTGACCCAGTTGTAAGATAGTTTTTATCAACTTCTATTGCATTGCCATTTGAACATGTAATCGTTCCTTGATATTTGCTAACTATTTCAGAATTTACTCCTGCTTTTTTTAATTCCTCTATAACTTGAATTATTTCTGAATAGTTAAAACCGTTCTCTACTAAAATGCCAACCCACCGAGTTTGTGGACTCTTAACAGTATTTTCTTGACTAACAGCAGGTGATGAATCGGTTACATCACTACCTGAGGAAAGAGGCGGTGCAGTTACCCCAACACCTTCAGCTATTTGTGCAGCTAAATTTTCATTTACATTGCTAAACATATTAACTACTAGTTGCCTAATCTGCTTATTTTTAACCCCACCAATTTCGAAGTGAAATGCATCTACAATATGCTGTTTTTCTGCATCTGACATACTGTTCCAAAAAAGTTTTGCTTGGCTATAATGATCATTAAAGCTCTTATTTCGTTCTCGAATTTTTCGTCCATCAACTTTTTCTGTATAATGCACATAACCGTTTTCCTCATCTGGTGTAGGGTGTGGTGCATTAGATTGTAAAAAGTTTGGTGAATAACTTACGGGGCCTTTATCTATAGTCATACGGTGATAACCATCTCGTTGATTATTGTGTACTTGTGCAAGTGAACGATTGATAGGAATTTCATGAAAATTAGGACCACCTAAACGAATTAATTGGGTATCTAAATAAGAAAATAGCCGCCCTTGCAATAATGGATCATTTGTAAAGTCAATTCCGGGTACTACATGGCCCGCATGGAAAGCTACTTGTTCAGTTTCAGCAAAAAAGTTATCAACATTTCGGTTTAATGTCATTTTGCCTATACGTTTAACAGGGACAATTTCCTCAGGCCAAAACTTAGTAGCATCAAGAATATCAAAATCAAATTCAAATTCGTCCTCTTCTTCTATCATTTGTACACCAAGTTCAAATTCAGGATATTCACCCATTTCTATTGCTCTCCAAAGATCACGACGATGAAAGTCGGGGTCTTTACCACCTAGTTTTTGTGCCTCATCCCATACAAGTGAATGCACACCAAGCAAAGGCTTCCAATGAAATTTTACAAAACGTCCTTTACCTTGTTCATTAACAAATCTAAATGTGTTTACTCCAAAACCCTCCATCATGCGGAAACTTCTTGGAATAGCCCTATCTGATAATAACCACATAACCATATGAGCTAATTCAGGTGTACTAACTACGAAATCCCAAAAAGTATCATGGGCTGCTGATGCTTGGGGTATTTCATTATTGGGTTCTGGCTTGATAGAGTGCACTACATCAGGAAACTTAATTGCATCTTGTATAAAAAATATAGGAATATTATTAGCAACTAAGTCATAATTGCCATCTTCAGTATAAAATTTAGTAGCAAAACCACGCACATCGCGTACTGTATCAGCTGAGCCACGAGAACCAACTACTGTGGAAAAGCGTACAAATACAGGAGTTTTTACTGAAGGGTCTTGAAGAAACTTTGCCTTAGTAAATTCATTCATAGGTTCATACACTTGAAAATATCCATGAGCACCAGATCCTCGTGCATGAACAACTCGCTCAGGAATCCTTTCATGATCAAAATGAGTCATTTTTTCACGAAAATGAAAATCCTCCATTAATGTTGGGCCACGATTTCCTGCTTTAAGTGAGTCATCCGTATTTGATACACGTACTCCGTGATTAGTCGTAAGTTTTTGATCTTTGTGATCAACACGAAAATTATCGAGTTGCTCATCTTTTTTACCATCTTTAGCGGCTTTATTTTGTTTTTGAATTGAATCCAATTTATCTTCATCCTTTCCAAATTATAAGTGTAATTAGTATTTCCTACTTTAGATAAAGTCATTAACGTACTTACTATTTTTTTTTGATATGGGCGAATCTTTGTTAATTAAAATTTTTAGTTTTAGATAGTGATTATTTATAAAATAACATCCTAAATCGTTATTTATATTGACAAAAAGAAAAAGTAATATAGTAGGAAAGTTTTGGGGCATTAGTTAAATAAAACGTTTAGAACTAAAAACAACCATGAACTTTTCATACCTTGAAATATTGGGATTAGCTTTAAATAACATTATATTTTATTAATTTATTAACCATGGTACTTACCAGGACAAAACTGGAAAAACCATGGTTTTTTTAATGAAAAAGTTTATTGTAATAGGCTTGTACTCTTTGATTTAGAAGCAAAACTTTAAAAAGCAACTTATCAATTTCCATTTATAAACCTACCTATAATTACCTTTGACCCCCATTTGGCGCAATATATAAAATAGTAGATACATTATATTAAGAAAGGAGTGAAACCAGAAACAGCAAATATTTCCAAGTCCAAGCGCTGTAGGGGAGAAAAAAATTATGAGTGAGGATTTTGTTTTGATAAAGTTGATTAAAAAGTATTATAAGTTAGCAATTATAGCACCTATTATATTATTATTGTTTTTTACTATTGGTTTCTTTTATATGGGTGATATACCGACTGTTAAAACTCAAGAAGTTAATGTTGAAAGAACAAGTGCTACCTTAAATGGCATGATAGTAGATGATGGTGGCAAAGAAATAACTCAATATGGGTTCAGATGGGGGACAAGCAGTGATAATTTACAAGGCAATGAAACTATTAGTGGTAAAATTACCACAGATTCAATCTTTAATGTAAATTTATATGGTTTACAGCCTGGAAATACATACTATTATAAGGCATATGCAGTAAACTCAAAAGGCTCTGGAAATGGAGAAGTAAAGAGCTTTATTGTCCCCGGAAATAATCCCCCTGAAGTTTCAATAGACAAGCCGTATGATGGCTACACTGTTACTGAGGGAGATTTAGTTAATATAGCGGCAACAGCTAAAGATGAGTATGAAATAGAAGCTATTGAGTTATTTATAAATGATGAATCTAAACTTAAGGAAGAAAGTGATGCTTTATCTTATTCTTGGGATACAAGCGATTTTGAACCTGGAACATATAGCATAAAGGTTACTGCTTTTGATGGATTAGATTCTGGTGAAAAAGCTGTAGAAATAATAGTTGAAGAAAAGCCAGTTGTGGAAGAACCAAAACCAAGTGAACAAACTTCACAATCTAGTAGTAATAATACAAGTAGTTCAACTAGTAGGGAAGCTACATCAACAGTTTCAAGAGGCACAACTGATTATAGTACATATAGTCAGGCAAGTAGAGTGAATGGAGCTTTTGGTCAGTTTCATTACCGACACATTGGTGGAGGTAGAATAGAAATAGACCCTGTATGGGTTCAAGAAAATATAGTTACAATAACACTACCAGGGCTAAACAGACAAGTTCAAGTTCATAAAGATGCTGCAGACAACTTTATTTATGCATTTACATTAATTAAAAATGGCACTGCAAACATAAACGGTAGACAAGTACCCCTTCTAAGTCTCATTGACACAATGGATGGGACATGGGTGCCTAGACATGTTAACTGGAATCCTTCAAGAGGCCTAAGTAATCATTCTTGGGGAACTGCAATTGATATTAATGCAGCGGGCAATTTTAGATATGTTTGTCCAATAAATGAGCCAAATCATCCTAATTTAATTTTATGGGAAAAAGCCTTCAAACCAGCTGGATTTAGTTGGGGCAACCGTTTCAATGATGCTATGCATTATGAAATAATTAGATAAAAATCGCAAAACAGGGCCAAAACAGGGGACGGTTCTCTGTTCTAAAAAACACTTCGCCGTTAATTGCTAGCAGTGGAGTGTTTTTTTATGCCAAGAGTATTGAAAAGTAAAATTGTAACTAAAATTCTTAAAGAGAAAAAAATTAGCTTAAGAAAAAATATTTACTAGGAGATAAGGCATTTTCAATGTTATAAATATTAGAATTAGCTTTACATCAAAAGATAAAACTACAGTAAAGATGTTAATATATAAAAAGAACCAAAAGATAGTATGCATTTATTAAACAAAATTAGCGTAAATAGATTTATAAGACATAGAACAAAGAACCGTCCCCTGTTCTATTGATAAAGGAGAAACAATGACTTTTTTACCTATAAATAAGGATGACATGAAAAAACGAGGATGGGATGAACTAGACATCATTATAGTTAGTGGTGATGCCTATGTTGATCATCCTGCTTGGGCAGCAGCTGTGCTTGGACGGTTTTTAGAAAGTAAAGGATATAAAGTAGGTATTATTGCACAGCCTGATTGGACAAGTACTGATGACTTTATGAAGTTAGGAAGACCACGATTATTTTTTGCGGTTACAGCAGGAAATGTGGATTCAATGGTTAGCCATTATACTGCAGATAAAAAAAAGAGAAATAATGATGTATATTCTCCTGGGGGGGAAGCTGAAAAGCGTCCAGATCGAACCACTATTGTTTATTGTAACCGGCTACGTGAAGCTTATTCTGGAGTATCAATAGTTATTGGTGGTATAGAAGCAAGTTTAAGAAGATTAGCCCATTATGACTATTGGAGTGATAAAGTTAGAGGATCTATTTTATTTGATAGCCGTGCTGACCTTTTGGTTTATGGTATGGGTGAATACATATTACTAGATATTGCTAATAGGGTAAATGTAGGAGAAAAACTATCTAAAATAACCGATATAAAGGGAACATGTTACGGTGCAAAAGAACCACCTGAAAATAGCGCTATTCTTCCTTCACTTGAACAGGTTAAAAAAAGTACTAAAGCATTTGTTGAAATGACAAAGACTATTTATCACAATACAAACCCATATAATTCTGAAACTTTAGCTCAAGAACATTCAAATCGTTACCTGATTCAAAATCCACCTGCTTATCCACTAACTACAGAGCAGTTAGATGCAGTTTATGAATTACCATATCAAAGACTAGGACATCCTATATATGATAATGATGGTGGAGTTCCAGCACTTGAAAGTGTACAGTTTTCCATAGTTACTCATAGAGGATGCTTTGGTGGATGTGCATTTTGTACTTTAGCATTACACCAAGGAAAGATAATTCAAAACCGAAGCCCAGAATCTATTATTCGTGAAGCGCAAAGCTTTACTAAACATCCAGACTTTAAAGGTACTATTTCAGACGTAGGTGGTCCTTCTGCTAATATGTATGGACTTAAAGGAAGAGAAACAAAAAAATGTGAGTCATGTAAACGCCCAAGCTGTATTTATCCAACAGCATGTAAAAATTTAGATACAGACCATACCTCTTCAGTTAGCCTTTGGCGTCAGCTCCGAGAAGTAGAACAAATTAATAATATATTTGTAGCATCAGGAATTCGTTATGATTTGCTTTTAGAAGACAGTTCAAAAAAATACTTATATGACCTATGTGAGCATCATGTAGGTGGTCAGTTGAAAATAGCTCCAGAGCATATAAATAACTATGTTGCATCACTTATGCATAAGCCGGGAAAATCAAAGTATTATAAGTTTATGAAGGAGTTTAAAAAGGTAAATAAAGAGCTTGGTAAAAAACAATATTTAATACCATATTTTATAGCGGCACACCCTGGCTGCAGCAGTAAAGACATGGTGGAACTAGCCGAATTTATAAGAGACCATCTACAATACTATCCCGAACAGGTGCAAAACTTTACCCCAACACCTATGTCAGTTTCCACCTGTATGTATTACACAGGAATAAACCCCTTAAATGGAAAAAAAGTATCAGTACCAAAAGGTCAAAGAATAAGAGACAAACAGCGTGCTCTTTTACAATACAAAAACCCAGAAAACTATAAGCTTGTAAAAGAAGCACTACAAGAAATAAAAAGAACAGACTTAATAGGCCCAGGAAAAAAGGCTTTAATTAGTAAGAAAAGGAACCGTCCCCGTTGACTCATAAATTTTTTGTATTTATTTGATAAAAATGTTTATAATTTATACTATATAGACTTACTATTAAGAAAGGATTAATAAATTGTTTAGTAAACTACGTGAACCGGTTAGTGGACTTACTCATTTGGTAGGTGCATTACTTTCAGTTCTAGGAGCAATTATATTAATTTACGGTGCTGTTAATGAGGCAACAGTTTGGCATGTAATAGCTTTCTCAATATTTGGGGCTAGTTTATTCTTACTCTATACTGCTAGTACTCTTTATCATCTATTACCACTTTCAGAAAAAGGTATTACAGTTTTAAGACGTATAGATCATATGATGATATATGTTCTTATCGCTGGAACATATACACCAATTTGCTTGGTAACTTTACATGGAGTATGGGGTTGGACTCTCTTTGGAGTAATTTGGACAATAGCACTAATAGGTTTTGCTTTAAAACTATATTGGTTTCATGCTCCCCGATGGTTTTCTACACTATTCTATGTTTTAATGGGATTAGTTATTGTTGCATTTCTACCACTTTTATTACAAGAGCTTTCCTCTGGTGCTTTAGCTTGGATTATAGCCGGTGGAATTATGTATATTATTGGAGCTATAATATATGGTACAAAACTACCTGCATTAAACCTTTCTAAGTGGTTTGGTTTTCATGAAGTATTTCATCTCTTTGTTCTTGCCGGTAGTTTTTGCCACTACTGGTTCATGTATTCGTATATACTTTAGAGTCAAAGGGGACGGTTCCTTTTGACTCACCTGTTAAGAAAAATTTTTGATTATCATATTTATTAATCCCGTCTTATTATTTTTTAAAATAGACGCACACTTGAGGGGTGTATGCGTTACTGGGTGGGGGTTTAAGCAGACCTTATTTTTTTTATTTTAGTGGGTTTTAAATCTCTATATTTTTCATATTAATAATTCGGTTTTTCTAATTCGTTGTTTTATCAAGCGTTAGTGTGGAAATAGGAGTAGCAGTTTAATTACACAATTTTCTATCAATATAAAAAGCTTTATTAATTATGGAGTTATTCTTAACTAATAGAGGGCTTGAAAAGGAGAGGGTTTATGTTTAGACAAAAGGGGTATAGAGGCATAGGAATGGAAGGCTTTATAGCTAAGTTTTATAATAAAACTGCTCAAAAGAGTAGTGATGATTATAAAAACCATGCATTAGAGATTTCTAAATATGTTAATGAAGGGGATTTAATTCTTGAAGTAGCACCTGGCCCAGGCTACTCCGCTATAGAACTAGCGAAATTAGGTAATTATAATATAACAGGAATAGATATTAGCAAATCCTTACTGGAACTAGCAAAAGATAATATTAAAAATGAGGGGCAAAATATTAACTTTATACTAGGAGATGCAGCTTATATGCCATTCGAAGATAATACTTTTGACTTAATCTATTGTAGAGCAGCTTTTAAAAATTTTTCAGAACCTGTAAAGTCATTAAATGAAATGTACAGAGTACTTAAACCTAGAAAGAATGTAATTATAAATGACTTGAGTAAAGATATTACTAATCATTATATAGACAAGCACATTAATAGTATGAATCTAAATATAATTGATACATTTATTACTAAAGTTATTTTTAAAAAGATGTTACGGAGACGTGCATATACAAAAAAACAGTTTGAAAACTTTATTAAGAAATCTAGTTTTTCAAAACATGAAATAATTGAAAAACAACTAGACTATGACATTTGGTTAGAAAAATAAATTACATAGTGAGTGAAAATGAGTCAAAAGGAACCGTCCCTTTTGACTCTAACATAGTATATAGAACAAAGATATAGTTGTTTCAATGCGAGGAGGTAATTTAAGTGTCTAAAATAAAGATGCTAATATATTCAGGTTTCATTTTAATTATAATTTTGTCAGCTATTTTTACCGCTGGCTGCACGGCTGATTATAATATCACCCTAGAAGCCAAACCAGAGAAAGCAGGTAAACTAACAGGGGAAGGAACCTATAAGGAAGGTCAAAAGGCGACCTTAACAGCCGAAGCAGAAGAGGGTTATGAATTTGTAATGTGGACAGCTAATGGTGAAAAAGTAAGTACAGATAAAACCTTTCAGCTTATGGTTGAAGGTGATAAAAAATTAAACGCTATATTTTACCCTTATGGGTTTCAAGAAGAAGTATTGAAACTATCTGAAGAAGCCTTTTCTGTTTACTTAGGTTATGGTAATCCATCTATATTTACTTCAAGTGCTAAGCAGGAATTGGAAAAAGGCAACTTAAATATAGATTATCCTGCAGTTAATAATTTTAGGGATGATATTGAAATTGACCTGGACATGGAATTTAAAAATGAAGAAAAAATAGAAGTTAAAGCATTAATTAAATACCCACATATAGATGAAAATAAGTTTGATAAATTTAAAGAAAAAATAACAGAAAAGATTATCTCTAAAGCAAATGAAGGGACTATTAATCTTTCTGAAGTATACTCTCAGGTGCTCAAAGACCAAAGTCTTTCTAGTAAAGAAACCAGTAAAAATATGACAATAAAAAAAGTAGAAGATGAATTACAAGTTATTAATATGGATCCACCGGGTGAAATTTTATTATCTTTTGATGAATTTTATCAATATGCAGTTGCTGATCAAATTGATGAAGTACTTGTGAATATTGATAAAGACAATGTATTTGGTGGAGATGGAGTAAAAGAAGCAGCAACTGCAAGGTTTTCAGGTATTCAAATAAACATAGTTGGCCCTGCAATAGACCCTAATTACTTGCTAAACGAAACTAGCATTATTTTAGCAGATACATCTATAATTCCCCTAAATACTATATGGGAACAATTAGTACAACAAGTAGATTATGAGCCTTTCTTAAACTTTGGACCTGAAAATTATTTTAATAGAATTGAGTTTAGAAAAGTGCCTGACCACGACAAAAAATCTATTTATCTAACAAGACCATATGCTGTTCTTACAATGGATAGTGTAATTGGCTATGTTGATGAAGAAATGAAAAAAATTAATTTATTTAATAAAATTTCGGGACCAGGTAATATGGTAAGCGATTTTTTCTGGGCTCCTAATGGTGATTTTTTAGCTTATTCCTATACAGAGAGTGGATCAGGATTTGTTAATTTAGATGTATATGATATAAAAGAAGATAAAGTTATACAAATAACTAATTTAAATGATTTCAAAGAACATTATGATATTAAACATGGTTTTATAGGAAAGTTTAGCAATTTTAAATGGTCCGAAACTGGAAATATTTTTTATTTTAACGTTAAAGAGGTTGATTATAGCAATGGTGAAGAAGACACAGCAAAAGAATCTATATCTTGGAGATTTAATGTTGAAGATAAAAAGCTAAAGGTAAATGGTTAAATGAAATGAACAGGGGACGAATAGAACAGGGGACGGTCCTTTGTTCTATTAGAGATAGAACAAAGGACCGTCCCCTGTTCTATTCGTCTCCTGTTCTACATAAATTTAATTAAAAAAATGGGGGGAAAATTAGGACGTGGGGACGTTTCTCCTGTCCTACTTTAAATATCACCTTTATCAACCATCGTCTTATTTATTATAAGTTTTTAAAATAGATATATCAGTTAAGGGGTACATCCGTAACTGGGGGCGGGTTCAAGTCCTGCCTTCGAACCAATTTAAATATTAAAAGCCATGTATTATTGCATGGCTTTTTCGTATTTCTGAGTCTTTAAAAAAACGGAAAAATTTGTAATAAAAATCCAAGAATTTAATTTTTTTATGTTATAATTTGAAACATATTTTGGCAATTTCCTTGACTATAAAAATTATTATAATATTACGGTTTCGATATTATTAGAAGAACACCAAGATTCTTTTAGTTTATTTTATTAACAAGAAAAACAAAATTTGCTAATTTTTTATGGGGAGAGTAGGGGATGAAAGATAGATTAAAATCATTCTTATTTTTTATATGTTTAGGATTAACATTGATAGCTATTTATTTTAATTATTTCTTAAATATTAATATTATTTATACACATTTATTTTATATTGTAATTGTTATAACAGGTGTTCTGTTTTATAGATATGTTATATATGTCGCACTTTATTTAGGTTTGTTGCATATTTGTCTTGACTATCTAAGTAGTGGATTATTATCACTTTCTACTTTATTAAGAGCAATAATAATGTTAATTGTTGCTATAATCCTATACAAACTAATAGAAAAGTTAAAAAGAGAAAAAAAAGAACTAGGAAAAGTTGATGACCTAACTAATAAGCTAATTCTTTCAAATAAGATGAAAGTGTTATTTTTATTATTTATTTGTTTAGGAATAACAGTATTAAGCATATATTTTAATTATTTTTTAAATATTAATATTGTTTATACACATTTATTTTATGTTGTTATTGCTGTATGTGGTATTTGGTTTTATAGATACGTTATATATGTAGCAGCTTATCTTGGGTTCTTACATATTTTAGTTGCTTATTTAAGTAGTGGCGCTTTATCTGTAGATGCATTATATCGCTCAATAATTATTTTGTTTGTTGCTATGGTAATATACAAATTATTTTATGAAATAGAAATTAAAAATAAATCACTAGAAAATATGAAGACGACTCTTCAGTTAGTTTTTGATAACTTACAAGAAATAGTTACTTATATTGATAAAGATTTTAACATTGTTTGGGTTAATAAATCGGCAAGTAAATTCTTTAATATAAATCCTGAACAATCCATTGGGGAAAAATGTTATGCAGTTTTATTAGGTAGAGATAAGCCATGCGAAGATTGTCCTGCTTCTTATTCAATTAGCACAGGTGAACCAATTACCAAAGAGCGTAATATGAAAAATAATGATTTTATGATATCTATAACACCAATAACTCAATATAATGGAGAGGTTGTTGGTGTTATTAAATCACATTTAAATATATCGGATTACAAAGACAATCAAAAGAAATTAGTTAAAATGCAAAACCTAAACTTAATTGGGAGTATGGCTGCAGGAATTGCTCATGAAATAAGGAACCCTATGACAACAATTAGAGGATTTTTACAGCTATTGGAAAACAATGAAAATAGTGAAACAATTAAACTTATGATCGAAGAATTGGATAGTGCAAATAAAATTATAAAAGATTTTTTGTTATTGTCTAAAGCAAATTCTTTTAAACTTTTAAAACAAGATTTGAATGATTTAATTATTTCTTTATATCCTTTAATTATCTCTAATGCAGATTACTATAATATTAATGTGGAATTAGAATTGAAAGAGATTCCAAATTTATCATTAGATGAAATTCAAATACGTAAACTAATAATTAACCTTATTCAAAATTCTATAGAGTCGATGCAAGGTGAAGGAAAAATAATTATTAAAACCTATATGGATATTAATAATGTTACTTTATGTATTAAGGATGAAGGACATGGTATTGATAGTAGTATAAAAGATATGGTGGATATTCCTTTTTTTACTACTAAAGATGATAAAATTGGCCTTGGGTTATCTATCTGTTACTATATAGCTAAAAATCATAATGCTGAATTAACTTTTGACTCTAATAATTTAGGCACGAATTTTTATTTAAAATTTAAGGAAACAGAAAGTACAATCCATAACTCTGCAAATACACAAGAAATACTTTTGACTTAAACAAAAATAGAACAGGGGACGGTTCTTTGTTCTGTGGCTTATGCTGTGTTTAGTTGTAAAACAAAGAACCGTCCCCTGTTCTACGCTGTTCTAATTTTGAAAAGTATTTCATAATTGATATGATATTATTATTATTTGCTCTAATATTATTGTTTTTATTAATAATATTAGTTGCAGGTTATGCCTTGAGGGAATATTTAAATAAAAAAATGGGGGGAAAATTATGCAGGAAGTTAAAAAGCAGTTTGATAATTTATCAGATGAAGAGAAAAAGGAATTTTTAAAAAGTATAAGTCCTGAATTAGCTAAAATTTGCAAAGAAAATCCCATGGAGATGATGGAGAATTTTATGCCTGTCTTTATGGATATGATGCCTGAAATGATGACTATGTGCATGCAAATGATGCAAGACTCGAAAATGGATATGTCACAAATGATGTCAATGATGATGAACATGAATAATAAAAAAGAAAATGATTAAGTAATTTATGTTTAAAGAAATTTAAAGCCCCGCATTATATTAATGTGGGGTTTTTGCATGGGCTGAGTAAACGAAGCTTATAGAATGAATAATTACCTAAATATTCTCTTATGAGTTAACTCAATTTATGTTATTGTATAAATTGTAGTTTTGGCAGGTTGAAAAAAGGAGTAGTAACATGGGTTGGTTAATTTCTATATGGGAGTATGTTTTAGTATTTGTGTTAGCAGCAATACCTTGGATTGAAATATTAGTAGTTATACCTATAGCTATTATTCAAGGGTTAAACCCTATACTAGTTGCGGTAATGTCTTTTTCAGGAAATTTTCTGACGGTTTTTATATTAATTGTATTATTTGAAAAATATCAAAAATGGCGAAGCAAGAAAAAAGATATAACCGAACAAGACAAAAAACCATCAAAAAGAACTGAGAGAGCAAAGGATATATGGTATAAATATGGAGTACCTGGCTTATCTTTTGCTGGTCCAATAATAACTGGAAGCCATGTAGCAGTAATAATTGGTATGGTATTAGGTGCTAAGAAATACTCTATGACTACATGGATGACTATTAGTTTAGGTATTTGGACA from Candidatus Syntrophocurvum alkaliphilum includes these protein-coding regions:
- a CDS encoding small multi-drug export protein, translated to MGWLISIWEYVLVFVLAAIPWIEILVVIPIAIIQGLNPILVAVMSFSGNFLTVFILIVLFEKYQKWRSKKKDITEQDKKPSKRTERAKDIWYKYGVPGLSFAGPIITGSHVAVIIGMVLGAKKYSMTTWMTISLGIWTLAITVVSYYGLDFFNLI
- a CDS encoding histidine kinase dimerization/phospho-acceptor domain-containing protein, which encodes MKDRLKSFLFFICLGLTLIAIYFNYFLNINIIYTHLFYIVIVITGVLFYRYVIYVALYLGLLHICLDYLSSGLLSLSTLLRAIIMLIVAIILYKLIEKLKREKKELGKVDDLTNKLILSNKMKVLFLLFICLGITVLSIYFNYFLNINIVYTHLFYVVIAVCGIWFYRYVIYVAAYLGFLHILVAYLSSGALSVDALYRSIIILFVAMVIYKLFYEIEIKNKSLENMKTTLQLVFDNLQEIVTYIDKDFNIVWVNKSASKFFNINPEQSIGEKCYAVLLGRDKPCEDCPASYSISTGEPITKERNMKNNDFMISITPITQYNGEVVGVIKSHLNISDYKDNQKKLVKMQNLNLIGSMAAGIAHEIRNPMTTIRGFLQLLENNENSETIKLMIEELDSANKIIKDFLLLSKANSFKLLKQDLNDLIISLYPLIISNADYYNINVELELKEIPNLSLDEIQIRKLIINLIQNSIESMQGEGKIIIKTYMDINNVTLCIKDEGHGIDSSIKDMVDIPFFTTKDDKIGLGLSICYYIAKNHNAELTFDSNNLGTNFYLKFKETESTIHNSANTQEILLT
- a CDS encoding InlB B-repeat-containing protein, with amino-acid sequence MSKIKMLIYSGFILIIILSAIFTAGCTADYNITLEAKPEKAGKLTGEGTYKEGQKATLTAEAEEGYEFVMWTANGEKVSTDKTFQLMVEGDKKLNAIFYPYGFQEEVLKLSEEAFSVYLGYGNPSIFTSSAKQELEKGNLNIDYPAVNNFRDDIEIDLDMEFKNEEKIEVKALIKYPHIDENKFDKFKEKITEKIISKANEGTINLSEVYSQVLKDQSLSSKETSKNMTIKKVEDELQVINMDPPGEILLSFDEFYQYAVADQIDEVLVNIDKDNVFGGDGVKEAATARFSGIQINIVGPAIDPNYLLNETSIILADTSIIPLNTIWEQLVQQVDYEPFLNFGPENYFNRIEFRKVPDHDKKSIYLTRPYAVLTMDSVIGYVDEEMKKINLFNKISGPGNMVSDFFWAPNGDFLAYSYTESGSGFVNLDVYDIKEDKVIQITNLNDFKEHYDIKHGFIGKFSNFKWSETGNIFYFNVKEVDYSNGEEDTAKESISWRFNVEDKKLKVNG